In Streptomyces sp. NBC_00448, the following are encoded in one genomic region:
- a CDS encoding helix-turn-helix domain-containing protein, which yields MDRHHEPGDGNELGGFLRARRAALDPRRAGLPHHGGLRRVPGLRREELAQLAHVSFDYVVRLEQGRTRKVSRAVLDALADALQMTPDERDYLFGLADISPRKAARAPGLPDVAPRLRQLLDDMHDVPAMVIHRRMDVLAWNRAAAALLTDFAALPPARRNIIRLTFLDDAFRAQYVDWPVVARECVAVLRMESGRHPDDPDLGALIAELNEKDADFRAWWADYRVAGPRQLTKRIRHPTAGELTLDVQQLSVDTDADQLLAAYTAHDAKSRDALDFLLRWSGGPRPARASSQP from the coding sequence ATGGACCGCCACCACGAACCCGGAGACGGCAACGAGCTGGGCGGGTTCCTGCGCGCCCGCCGTGCCGCCCTCGATCCGCGCCGGGCCGGGCTGCCGCACCACGGCGGGCTGCGCCGCGTGCCGGGACTGCGCCGGGAGGAGCTGGCGCAGCTCGCCCACGTGAGCTTCGACTACGTCGTCCGGCTCGAACAGGGGCGTACCCGCAAGGTCTCCCGCGCCGTCCTGGACGCCCTGGCGGACGCGCTGCAGATGACGCCGGACGAGCGCGACTACCTCTTCGGCCTCGCCGACATCTCCCCGCGCAAGGCCGCCCGTGCCCCGGGGCTGCCGGACGTGGCCCCGCGCCTGCGGCAGCTCCTGGACGACATGCACGACGTCCCGGCGATGGTCATCCACCGGCGGATGGACGTCCTGGCCTGGAACCGCGCGGCGGCCGCCCTGCTCACCGACTTCGCCGCGCTGCCCCCGGCCCGGCGCAACATCATCCGCCTGACCTTCCTCGACGACGCCTTCCGCGCGCAGTACGTGGACTGGCCCGTGGTGGCCCGCGAGTGCGTCGCGGTGCTGCGCATGGAGTCCGGCCGGCACCCCGACGACCCGGACCTCGGCGCCCTGATCGCCGAGCTGAACGAGAAGGACGCGGACTTCCGCGCCTGGTGGGCCGACTACCGCGTGGCCGGGCCCCGGCAGTTGACCAAGCGCATCCGCCACCCCACCGCCGGCGAGCTGACCCTGGACGTCCAGCAGTTGTCCGTCGACACCGACGCCGACCAGTTGCTGGCCGCCTACACCGCCCACGACGCGAAGTCCCGTGACGCGCTGGACTTCCTCCTGCGGTGGTCCGGCGGACCCCGCCCCGCGCGCGCCTCGTCGCAACCCTGA
- a CDS encoding ROK family protein, protein MERLTGGDPSLLRRINSAVVLHALRGAQTPTLTELVHTTGLSRPTVEGVIEGLTESDLVVEVAPEPGDTRKQGRPARRFRFHAEAGHLLGVEIGAHQVRAVLSDLSGQVLDTLGHDVAEAAGADDRIDRVRGTVADLLRKAGVARSTLWAVGVGSPGIVEAGGEVRLGTALPGWTGLALGERLQRSFRCPVLVENDANLAAVAEHWKGAAVGTDDVVFVLAGLSPGAGSLIGGRLHRGFGGAAGEIGALHLLGREVTPEHLLSTTGTPLHPLDEPAVERVFALAREGDVQAKDALDRFLRRLVHDVAALVLAIDPELVVVGGWAAGLDGVLEPLRAELARYCLRPPNVVLSALGQEAIATGALRLALDHVEEQLFAVEQTSLPRH, encoded by the coding sequence TTGGAGCGCCTCACCGGTGGGGACCCGTCCCTGCTCCGGCGGATCAACTCCGCGGTCGTCCTCCACGCGTTGCGCGGAGCGCAGACCCCCACGCTCACCGAGCTGGTGCACACCACCGGGCTGTCCCGCCCGACGGTCGAGGGCGTCATCGAGGGACTGACCGAGTCGGACCTGGTGGTCGAGGTCGCCCCGGAGCCGGGCGACACCCGCAAGCAGGGCCGGCCGGCCCGCCGGTTCCGCTTCCACGCCGAGGCCGGGCACCTGCTGGGTGTCGAGATCGGCGCGCACCAGGTGCGCGCGGTGCTGTCCGACCTCAGCGGCCAGGTGCTGGACACGCTCGGCCACGACGTGGCGGAGGCGGCCGGCGCCGACGACCGGATCGACCGGGTCCGCGGCACCGTCGCCGACCTGCTGCGCAAGGCCGGCGTGGCGCGCAGCACGCTGTGGGCGGTGGGGGTGGGCAGTCCGGGCATCGTGGAGGCGGGCGGCGAGGTGCGGCTGGGCACGGCGCTGCCGGGCTGGACCGGGCTGGCGCTCGGCGAGCGGCTGCAACGCTCCTTCCGCTGCCCGGTGCTGGTGGAGAACGACGCGAACCTGGCCGCGGTCGCCGAGCACTGGAAGGGCGCCGCGGTCGGCACGGACGACGTGGTGTTCGTGCTGGCCGGGCTGAGCCCGGGCGCCGGTTCGCTGATCGGGGGGCGGCTGCACCGCGGTTTCGGTGGCGCGGCCGGGGAGATCGGCGCGCTGCACCTGCTGGGGCGCGAGGTGACCCCCGAGCACCTGCTGTCGACCACCGGGACCCCGCTGCACCCGCTGGACGAGCCCGCCGTGGAGCGGGTGTTCGCGCTGGCCCGCGAGGGCGACGTGCAGGCGAAGGACGCGCTGGACCGGTTCCTGCGCCGGCTGGTGCACGACGTGGCCGCGCTGGTGCTGGCGATCGACCCGGAACTGGTGGTGGTCGGCGGCTGGGCGGCCGGTCTCGACGGCGTACTGGAGCCGCTGCGCGCGGAGTTGGCGCGTTACTGCCTGCGGCCGCCGAACGTGGTGCTGTCCGCGCTGGGCCAGGAGGCGATCGCCACGGGGGCGCTGCGGCTGGCGCTGGACCACGTGGAGGAGCAGTTGTTCGCGGTCGAGCAGACGTCGCTGCCCCGGCACTGA
- a CDS encoding GntR family transcriptional regulator: MGTTQLEAVQEPKYWHLKTVLNDALDSEFEVGEILPNERDLAARFGVARATLRQALEQLELEGRLQRRRGVGTTVAPPRIGVAVGPSANVWPGAVRDAWNTVGCVEAAAPAAIAALLGTDREEAVHTVRRERVTQGQPVATELLYVPSASVPGLSTLLTPAEHGPAVLRELHVLELEGEDRSVELGSARAEDAKQLDRLPGAPVLVVTTRYYAAGRVAAASVATYRADTCRLTFGDSGALEVLHDQPGSRRQAS; this comes from the coding sequence GTGGGGACCACGCAGCTCGAAGCGGTGCAGGAGCCGAAGTACTGGCACCTCAAGACCGTGCTGAACGACGCCCTCGACTCGGAGTTCGAGGTCGGCGAGATCCTGCCCAACGAGCGTGACCTCGCCGCGCGCTTCGGCGTCGCGCGGGCCACGCTCCGCCAGGCGCTCGAACAGCTCGAGCTGGAAGGCCGGCTCCAGCGCAGGCGCGGCGTGGGCACCACCGTGGCGCCGCCCAGGATCGGCGTGGCCGTCGGCCCGTCGGCGAACGTGTGGCCCGGTGCCGTGCGCGACGCCTGGAACACCGTGGGCTGTGTCGAGGCCGCCGCCCCCGCCGCGATCGCCGCGCTGCTCGGCACCGACCGCGAGGAGGCGGTGCACACCGTCCGCCGCGAGCGGGTCACCCAGGGCCAGCCGGTCGCCACCGAACTGCTCTACGTGCCGTCCGCGTCCGTGCCCGGGCTGTCGACGCTGCTCACCCCGGCCGAGCACGGCCCCGCGGTGCTGCGCGAACTGCACGTCCTGGAGCTGGAGGGCGAGGACCGCTCCGTCGAGCTGGGCTCGGCCCGCGCCGAGGACGCCAAGCAGCTCGACCGGTTGCCCGGTGCGCCCGTCCTGGTGGTCACCACCCGCTACTACGCGGCCGGCCGTGTCGCCGCCGCCTCCGTCGCGACGTACCGCGCCGACACCTGCCGGCTCACCTTCGGCGACTCCGGCGCGCTGGAAGTGCTGCACGACCAGCCCGGCAGCCGCCGCCAGGCGTCCTGA
- a CDS encoding SDR family oxidoreductase, with translation MVQVTVVTGGSRGIGAAVALRLAAAGHQVAIGYERAKDAAEDVARQIRAGGGTCLVHQVDTSDEQQVDTFFGAVRDELGPATGLVNNAGITGPLGRFAETPVEVMRRVVDVNVMGALICARRAVLDMSTRYGGEGGAIVNISSGGATLGSPGEYVHYAASKSAVDAMTVGLSKELAEEGVRVNSVQPGMIVTDIHAAMGDAQRPWRKSDRIPMRRPGQPEEVAGAVAWLLSPDASYTTGAVLRVTGGL, from the coding sequence ATGGTTCAGGTCACCGTGGTCACGGGTGGCAGCCGCGGCATCGGGGCGGCGGTGGCGCTGCGGCTGGCCGCCGCCGGCCACCAGGTCGCGATCGGCTACGAGCGGGCCAAGGACGCCGCGGAGGACGTGGCCCGGCAGATCCGCGCGGGCGGCGGCACCTGCCTGGTGCACCAGGTCGACACCAGCGACGAGCAGCAGGTCGACACGTTCTTCGGCGCGGTGCGCGACGAACTCGGCCCCGCCACCGGCCTGGTGAACAACGCGGGCATCACCGGCCCGCTCGGCCGGTTCGCGGAGACCCCGGTCGAGGTGATGCGCCGGGTCGTCGACGTCAACGTGATGGGCGCGCTGATCTGCGCCCGCCGCGCGGTGCTGGACATGTCCACGCGGTACGGCGGGGAGGGCGGCGCGATCGTGAACATCTCCTCGGGCGGGGCCACGTTGGGCAGCCCCGGCGAGTACGTGCACTACGCGGCGAGCAAGTCGGCGGTCGACGCGATGACGGTCGGCCTGTCGAAGGAACTGGCCGAGGAGGGCGTGCGGGTCAACTCGGTGCAGCCCGGGATGATCGTGACCGACATCCACGCGGCGATGGGCGACGCGCAGCGACCGTGGCGCAAGAGCGACCGCATCCCGATGCGGCGCCCCGGACAGCCGGAGGAGGTGGCCGGCGCGGTGGCGTGGCTGCTCTCGCCCGACGCGTCGTACACCACGGGTGCGGTCCTGCGGGTGACGGGCGGGCTGTAG
- a CDS encoding NCS2 family permease, with amino-acid sequence MPGSVADDAVKPAPAPPPANHLLERWFRISQRGSTPGREVRGGLATFFAMAYILVLNPIILSGSKAHPVLDKYGHSLSPGQVLTVTALVAAVMTVIMGVGGNLPLAIATGLGLNAVVAYQLAPKMSWPDAMGLVVLEGLLICVLVVTGLRQAIMEAIPQAIKKAIAVGIGMFIAFIGLVDAGFVTRIPDAASTTTPVQLGGTGTLTGWPVLVFCVGVLLTISLVARRMRGAILISIVVMTIVALIVNKIADIPDLAWGLNPPTVPHKAVATPDFGLVGHFSLFGGFRDAGVVTCVLSVFTLVLSDFFDAMGTIVGISSEAGLLDKEGRVPNIGRVLFIDGAAAVAGGMASSSSNTAYVESAAGVGEGARTGLASVVTGVLFALALFLSPLAGVVPSQAAAPALVAVGFLLMAQVRTIDWTEYDTAIPAFLTIAVMPFTYSITNGIGAGFLSYVVLKTALGKIREVHPLVWCVSLFFLAYFAIDPLQQAFGVK; translated from the coding sequence ATGCCCGGTTCCGTCGCCGACGACGCCGTGAAGCCCGCACCCGCGCCGCCGCCGGCCAACCACCTCCTGGAACGGTGGTTCCGGATATCCCAGCGGGGTTCCACGCCCGGGCGGGAGGTGCGGGGCGGGCTCGCGACCTTCTTCGCGATGGCCTACATCCTGGTGCTCAACCCGATCATCCTCAGCGGCAGCAAAGCCCACCCGGTGCTGGACAAGTACGGCCACAGCCTCTCCCCGGGGCAGGTGCTGACCGTCACCGCGCTCGTGGCCGCGGTGATGACGGTGATCATGGGCGTGGGCGGCAACCTGCCGCTGGCCATCGCCACCGGGCTCGGCCTCAACGCCGTGGTGGCCTACCAGCTGGCACCCAAGATGAGCTGGCCGGACGCGATGGGCCTGGTCGTCCTGGAGGGCCTGCTGATCTGCGTGCTGGTCGTCACCGGCCTGCGGCAGGCGATCATGGAAGCCATCCCGCAGGCGATCAAGAAGGCGATCGCCGTCGGCATCGGCATGTTCATCGCCTTCATCGGCCTGGTCGACGCCGGGTTCGTCACCCGCATCCCGGACGCGGCCAGTACCACCACCCCGGTGCAGCTCGGCGGCACCGGCACCCTCACCGGCTGGCCGGTCCTGGTCTTCTGCGTCGGCGTCCTGCTCACCATCTCCCTGGTCGCGCGCCGGATGCGCGGCGCGATCCTGATCAGCATCGTGGTCATGACGATCGTGGCGCTCATCGTCAACAAGATCGCGGACATCCCCGACCTGGCCTGGGGGCTCAACCCGCCGACCGTCCCGCACAAGGCCGTCGCCACCCCGGACTTCGGACTGGTCGGCCACTTCAGTCTGTTCGGCGGGTTCCGCGACGCCGGTGTGGTGACCTGCGTGCTGTCGGTGTTCACGCTGGTGCTGTCGGACTTCTTCGACGCGATGGGCACGATCGTCGGCATCTCCAGCGAGGCGGGTCTGCTCGACAAGGAGGGCCGGGTGCCGAACATCGGCCGGGTGCTGTTCATCGACGGCGCGGCGGCGGTCGCCGGCGGCATGGCGTCGTCGTCCTCCAACACCGCGTACGTCGAGTCGGCGGCGGGCGTCGGCGAGGGGGCCCGCACCGGGCTGGCGAGCGTGGTCACCGGGGTGCTGTTCGCGCTGGCGCTCTTCCTGTCGCCGCTGGCCGGGGTGGTGCCCTCGCAGGCGGCGGCGCCGGCGCTGGTCGCGGTCGGCTTCCTGCTGATGGCGCAGGTGCGCACCATCGACTGGACCGAGTACGACACCGCCATCCCGGCGTTCCTGACCATCGCGGTGATGCCCTTCACCTACAGCATCACCAACGGCATCGGCGCCGGCTTCCTGTCCTACGTCGTGCTCAAGACGGCGCTCGGCAAGATCCGCGAGGTGCACCCGCTGGTGTGGTGCGTGTCGCTCTTCTTCCTCGCCTACTTCGCGATCGACCCGCTCCAGCAGGCGTTCGGCGTCAAGTAG
- a CDS encoding DMT family transporter has product MNSSSRSGALFAAVACVLVGASFTAGGALVHYPHAGGQALRYGAAFLLLAGPACRGGSGRLRALGVRQWALVAAVAAVGMVGFNLSVLAAERTAQPAVPGVLVGCAPVVVAVLVPLAAGRRPGTAVTGGAVLVAAGAFAVQGWGGTDGRGLAWSVAALGGEVGFALLAAPLVRPLGPLLLSTCVCGFAAVEAAVLAAVGDGFRTPTGPEALALGWQAVVATVIGFVCWYAGFQRLGTERAALFSGLIPVSAALTAPVVSVGTLGVGQLAGSALVAAGVAVGSGALRGVRGVRGRAYGSGGGSALREAPGTAVDGPAGGEEPVPAARRR; this is encoded by the coding sequence ATGAACTCCTCCTCCCGCAGCGGCGCGCTCTTCGCCGCGGTCGCCTGCGTCCTGGTGGGCGCGTCCTTCACCGCCGGCGGCGCGCTCGTCCACTACCCGCACGCCGGCGGCCAGGCACTGCGCTACGGCGCCGCGTTCCTGCTGCTGGCCGGCCCGGCGTGCCGCGGTGGGAGCGGCCGGCTGCGCGCGCTCGGCGTACGCCAGTGGGCGCTGGTCGCGGCCGTCGCCGCGGTCGGCATGGTCGGCTTCAACCTGTCGGTGCTCGCGGCGGAGCGCACCGCGCAACCGGCGGTGCCCGGCGTGCTGGTGGGCTGTGCGCCCGTGGTGGTGGCCGTGCTGGTCCCGCTGGCCGCGGGACGCCGGCCGGGCACGGCCGTCACCGGGGGAGCGGTGCTGGTGGCGGCGGGCGCGTTCGCCGTGCAGGGCTGGGGCGGCACGGACGGGCGGGGCCTGGCCTGGTCGGTGGCGGCGCTGGGCGGCGAGGTGGGCTTCGCGCTGCTGGCGGCGCCGCTGGTACGGCCGCTGGGCCCGCTGCTGCTGTCCACCTGCGTCTGCGGGTTCGCCGCGGTGGAGGCCGCGGTGCTCGCCGCGGTCGGCGACGGGTTCCGTACCCCGACCGGACCCGAGGCGCTGGCGCTGGGCTGGCAGGCGGTCGTCGCGACCGTGATCGGGTTCGTGTGCTGGTATGCCGGGTTCCAGCGGCTGGGCACCGAGCGGGCCGCGCTCTTCTCCGGGCTGATCCCGGTCTCGGCGGCGCTGACCGCGCCGGTGGTCTCGGTCGGGACGCTGGGGGTGGGCCAGTTGGCCGGCAGCGCGCTGGTCGCGGCGGGCGTGGCGGTCGGCTCGGGCGCGCTGCGCGGGGTACGCGGGGTACGCGGGCGGGCGTACGGTTCCGGCGGCGGCTCGGCGCTGCGGGAGGCCCCCGGTACGGCGGTGGACGGGCCTGCGGGCGGGGAGGAGCCGGTTCCGGCGGCGCGTCGGCGCTGA